The Campylobacter ureolyticus ACS-301-V-Sch3b genome has a segment encoding these proteins:
- a CDS encoding adenylosuccinate synthase, which yields MSKVDVIVGSQWGDEGKGKIVDMLSKEYDYVCRSAGGHNAGHTIWVDGVKYALHLVPSGILHKNIINIIGNGVVVNPDVLIQELSNFKDLEGRFYISDKAHLNLEYHALMDQASEKQKGDKAIGTTGKGIGPSYADKISRNGHRVIELLEPEKLCQSLMQTFKDKKYIFEILDIKTPTKDEILEKLNEYKRVLSPFIANTTKMVWDALANNKKILLEGAQGTMLDIDHGTYPYVTSSNTVSAGACTGVGLNPKDIGNVIGILKAYSTRVGNGPFVSEDFGKDGDTMCEVGKEYGTTTGRKRRCGWLDLVAVKYAVRLNGIDTFALMKLDVLDGFEKIKICTKYELPNGEKIDYFPTDLKDVKPIYEELDGWDSVVGINKFEDLPKNAKKYIEKIENATGVKVGFISTSPEREDTIIR from the coding sequence ATGAGCAAAGTTGATGTAATAGTTGGAAGTCAATGGGGTGATGAGGGAAAAGGTAAAATTGTTGATATGCTTTCAAAAGAGTATGATTATGTTTGTAGAAGTGCTGGCGGACACAATGCTGGTCATACTATTTGGGTTGATGGTGTTAAATATGCACTTCACCTTGTTCCAAGTGGAATTTTACACAAAAATATTATAAATATTATTGGAAACGGCGTTGTTGTAAATCCTGATGTTTTGATACAAGAGCTTTCAAATTTTAAAGATTTAGAGGGTAGATTTTATATAAGCGATAAAGCGCATTTAAATTTAGAATATCACGCTTTAATGGATCAAGCAAGCGAGAAGCAAAAAGGCGATAAAGCTATAGGAACTACTGGAAAAGGCATTGGGCCAAGTTATGCTGATAAGATAAGCAGAAATGGTCATAGAGTAATTGAGTTATTAGAGCCTGAAAAATTATGCCAAAGTCTAATGCAAACTTTTAAAGATAAAAAATATATTTTTGAAATTTTAGATATCAAAACACCTACAAAAGATGAAATTTTAGAAAAACTAAATGAGTATAAAAGAGTTTTATCTCCATTTATTGCAAATACCACAAAAATGGTTTGGGACGCGCTTGCAAATAATAAAAAGATTCTTTTAGAAGGCGCTCAAGGAACAATGCTTGATATTGATCATGGAACTTATCCTTATGTAACAAGCTCAAATACAGTTTCAGCAGGAGCATGCACTGGAGTTGGGTTAAATCCAAAAGATATAGGAAATGTTATAGGGATATTAAAAGCATATAGCACAAGAGTTGGAAATGGTCCTTTTGTAAGTGAGGATTTTGGAAAAGATGGCGATACAATGTGTGAAGTAGGCAAAGAATACGGCACAACAACAGGAAGAAAAAGAAGATGTGGTTGGCTTGATTTGGTAGCTGTAAAATATGCTGTAAGACTAAATGGAATTGACACATTTGCACTTATGAAGCTTGATGTTTTGGATGGATTTGAAAAAATTAAAATTTGTACAAAATATGAACTTCCTAATGGAGAAAAAATTGATTATTTTCCAACAGATTTAAAGGATGTAAAGCCTATTTATGAAGAGCTTGATGGTTGGGATAGTGTTGTTGGAATAAATAAATTTGAAGATTTACCTAAAAATGCTAAAAAATATATTGAAAAAATAGAAAATGCAACAGGTGTAAAAGTTGGCTTTATCTCAACAAGTCCCGAAAGAGAAGATACAATAATAAGATAA
- a CDS encoding DUF507 family protein gives MKIKFPHIPYVSRKIGIDMYNSGFIKFNQGIEGVVKIAEEVITNDALKEKALDEKTENILEENSEDMHIMQVDRRSMFWMVKKRLAEESDFILKHDDRYNKLSHEILELSWKKNYIDYSVSENRARNIIYSSIEEYLKNFEKIEDIVVEKLENSSKKLIPGTPEYDLAFEKYYQDELRKRGMF, from the coding sequence ATGAAAATCAAATTTCCACACATTCCTTATGTGTCACGAAAAATTGGCATTGATATGTATAACTCGGGTTTTATAAAATTTAATCAAGGCATTGAAGGCGTTGTAAAAATTGCAGAAGAAGTTATAACAAATGATGCCTTAAAAGAAAAAGCTCTTGATGAAAAAACAGAAAATATCTTAGAAGAAAATAGTGAAGATATGCATATTATGCAAGTTGATAGAAGAAGTATGTTTTGGATGGTTAAAAAAAGACTTGCAGAAGAGAGTGATTTTATTTTAAAACACGACGATAGATATAATAAGCTTTCGCATGAAATTTTAGAGCTTTCTTGGAAAAAAAACTATATTGATTATAGCGTTTCTGAAAATAGAGCTAGAAATATTATTTACTCATCCATAGAGGAGTATTTGAAAAATTTTGAAAAAATAGAGGATATTGTTGTTGAAAAGCTTGAAAATAGTTCCAAAAAATTAATTCCAGGAACTCCTGAATATGATTTGGCATTTGAAAAATACTATCAAGATGAGCTTAGAAAAAGAGGAATGTTTTAG
- a CDS encoding sulfite exporter TauE/SafE family protein, producing MDLLSLVLYIVPTAFLLSFGHCAGMCGGFVLAYSVRLNNLSKFKAFIYSLSYHLFRTLAYILLGVIAGYFSSIFAISSKFMGYIHFFIGIFLVILGIGFIKRGEILKFIENDKLWKKLFKKPTIIASKMHSLFGLMLLGFLNGFLPCGVVYTFLSMAILSKSIFMGAFIMGIFGLSTIPVMLIISSLSNLISLKFKKIALNISAFIIILFGIYNSYIGFLATN from the coding sequence ATGGATTTATTAAGCTTAGTTTTATACATTGTGCCCACAGCTTTTTTACTTAGCTTTGGGCATTGTGCTGGAATGTGCGGTGGATTTGTTCTAGCTTATAGTGTGAGGCTTAATAATTTAAGCAAATTTAAAGCTTTTATTTACTCTTTGAGCTATCATCTTTTTAGAACGCTTGCTTATATCTTACTTGGTGTAATTGCTGGATATTTTAGTTCTATTTTTGCAATAAGCTCAAAATTTATGGGCTATATCCATTTTTTCATAGGTATTTTTTTAGTTATTTTAGGTATTGGGTTTATAAAAAGAGGTGAAATTTTAAAATTTATAGAAAATGATAAATTATGGAAAAAACTATTTAAAAAACCAACTATAATTGCTAGTAAAATGCACTCTTTATTTGGCTTAATGCTACTTGGTTTTTTAAATGGATTTTTGCCATGTGGGGTTGTTTATACATTTTTATCTATGGCAATTTTATCAAAAAGTATTTTTATGGGAGCTTTTATAATGGGAATTTTTGGTCTATCTACAATTCCTGTTATGCTAATTATTTCTTCTTTATCAAATTTAATAAGCTTAAAATTTAAAAAAATAGCTCTTAATATTTCGGCTTTTATTATAATTTTATTTGGAATATATAATTCATATATTGGTTTTTTGGCTACAAATTAA
- a CDS encoding PAS domain-containing sensor histidine kinase: MDRNQSRLIQYQNAIDASNIVSKTDIHGYITFVNDEFCNISKYSRDELIGQNHNIVRHPDVSPEVFKRLWKTILAKKVYKGIIKNLAKDGSVFYLNATIIPILDENGNIEEFVAIRHDVTEVIELNERLMATRIELKELNLSLEEKVKEQTKELLELNKSLENRVKEEILKNEEKNRLLSQQARLISMGEMIGNIAHQWRQPLSELGIDLFKMKQSIKDEEKFINTYEHAKTVIKNMSNTIDDFRNFFKSDKEKEEFSIKEAIDKSLGMLEGTFKKEGIHVEILKNEDVKISGIKAEFSQVIINILTNAKDAMQNLDPKDKIIKIKIYKNDKFAFVSIYNNGENIKDSIMDKLFDPYFTTKHKSVGTGIGLYMCKMIVTNMNGNIYVKNLKNGVDFCIEIPLKKEKK; this comes from the coding sequence ATGGATAGAAATCAAAGTCGTTTGATACAGTATCAAAACGCAATAGATGCTAGCAACATCGTATCAAAAACTGATATTCATGGATATATAACTTTTGTAAATGACGAGTTTTGTAATATAAGTAAATACTCAAGAGATGAATTAATTGGTCAAAACCATAATATTGTTCGCCATCCAGATGTTAGCCCAGAAGTTTTCAAAAGACTTTGGAAAACAATTTTGGCGAAAAAAGTTTATAAAGGAATTATAAAAAATTTAGCAAAAGATGGTTCTGTTTTTTATCTAAATGCAACTATCATCCCAATTTTAGATGAAAATGGAAATATTGAAGAATTTGTTGCGATTCGTCATGATGTTACAGAGGTAATTGAGCTTAATGAAAGGCTTATGGCAACAAGAATTGAGCTAAAAGAGTTAAATTTATCATTAGAAGAAAAAGTAAAAGAGCAAACAAAAGAGCTTTTAGAACTTAATAAAAGCTTAGAAAACAGAGTAAAAGAAGAAATTTTAAAAAATGAAGAAAAAAACCGTCTTCTTTCACAGCAAGCAAGACTTATAAGTATGGGTGAAATGATAGGAAACATTGCTCATCAGTGGCGTCAGCCATTAAGTGAGCTTGGAATTGATCTGTTTAAAATGAAACAAAGCATAAAAGATGAAGAGAAATTTATCAATACCTATGAACATGCAAAAACTGTTATAAAAAATATGTCAAATACAATAGATGATTTTAGAAATTTCTTTAAATCAGACAAAGAAAAAGAGGAATTTAGTATAAAAGAGGCTATTGATAAGAGTCTTGGAATGCTTGAAGGCACTTTTAAAAAAGAGGGAATTCACGTTGAAATTTTAAAAAATGAAGATGTTAAAATCTCTGGAATTAAAGCTGAGTTTTCTCAAGTAATCATTAATATTTTAACTAATGCAAAAGATGCTATGCAAAATTTAGATCCAAAAGACAAAATAATTAAAATAAAAATTTATAAAAATGATAAATTTGCTTTTGTTAGTATTTATAATAATGGTGAAAACATTAAAGATAGTATCATGGATAAGCTTTTTGATCCATATTTTACAACAAAACATAAAAGTGTAGGAACTGGTATAGGACTTTATATGTGCAAGATGATAGTAACAAATATGAACGGAAATATATATGTTAAAAATTTGAAAAACGGAGTTGATTTTTGTATAGAAATACCACTAAAAAAGGAGAAAAAATGA
- a CDS encoding response regulator transcription factor, whose protein sequence is MSDLGSLRILIVEDEDSIRKSMAEALDSLFEEIILAKNGDEGVKKFKKHNPHIVITDIAMPIMNGLDMAKNIKEISSNTPIIALSAFSDKEKLLKAIDVGIDKYLIKPIDMDELLKVIEDIVRRKIGLLNDVKFGDGLEFNQTTKALSKNGVEIPLTKKELAFVSLLVERIGTLVLHEDIKQNIWGSENVSDAAIRTFVKRVRDKVGAKIIKNIPGLGYKIEF, encoded by the coding sequence ATGAGCGACTTAGGTAGTTTGAGAATTTTAATAGTTGAAGATGAAGATAGTATCAGAAAATCTATGGCTGAGGCCCTAGATAGCCTTTTTGAAGAAATTATTTTGGCAAAAAACGGAGATGAGGGTGTTAAAAAATTTAAAAAACACAATCCTCACATTGTAATAACTGATATAGCAATGCCTATAATGAACGGTCTTGATATGGCAAAAAATATTAAAGAAATTTCAAGCAATACTCCAATTATTGCATTAAGTGCCTTTAGTGATAAAGAAAAGCTTTTAAAAGCAATAGATGTAGGAATAGATAAATATTTAATAAAACCGATTGATATGGATGAGCTTTTAAAAGTTATTGAAGATATTGTAAGGCGAAAAATAGGGCTTTTGAATGATGTTAAATTTGGTGATGGTTTAGAGTTTAACCAAACAACAAAAGCTTTGTCTAAAAATGGGGTTGAAATTCCTTTAACAAAAAAAGAGCTTGCTTTTGTCTCACTTTTGGTTGAAAGAATTGGCACTTTAGTTTTACATGAAGATATTAAGCAAAATATCTGGGGAAGTGAAAATGTAAGTGATGCGGCCATTAGAACTTTTGTAAAAAGAGTAAGAGATAAAGTTGGAGCAAAAATTATAAAAAATATTCCTGGGCTTGGATATAAAATAGAATTTTAA
- the ccoN gene encoding cytochrome-c oxidase, cbb3-type subunit I, producing the protein MRPGDVLNYDYTISKCFLFTTIIFGIVGMLVGVIISFQLVYPDLNYIAGEFSNFGRLRPLHTNAVVYGFMLSGIFSTWYYVGQRVLKVSMAESKFLMMIGKLHFILYVIVILLAVVTLLAGITSSKEYAELQWPIDILVVIVWVLWGVSIFGLIGIRREKTLYISLWYYIATFLGIAMLYLFNNMAIPTRLLTGMGDWMHAVSMYAGSNDAMVQWWWGHNAVAFVFTVGILAQVYYFLPKESGQAVFSYKLSLFSFWSLMFVYLWAGGHHLIYSTVPDWIQTLSSIFSVVLILPSWGSGINILLTMKGEWNQLRENPLIKFMILATTFYMFSTLEGPILSIKSVNALAHFTDWIPGHVHDGTLGWVGFMTIAALYHMVPRMFKKELYSKSLMEAQFWIQTTGLVMFFSSMWIAGITQGMMWRATNEFGSLAYTFIDTVNALKPYFWIRAVGGFLYLLGFVMFAYNMFKTFSSGRVLEKEPQSTSPMAA; encoded by the coding sequence ATGCGACCTGGTGATGTATTAAATTACGATTACACAATTTCAAAGTGTTTTTTATTTACAACCATAATCTTTGGAATTGTAGGTATGCTTGTTGGAGTTATTATCTCTTTTCAGTTAGTGTATCCAGACTTAAACTACATAGCAGGAGAGTTTTCTAATTTTGGTAGACTTAGACCACTCCATACTAATGCAGTTGTTTATGGGTTTATGCTTTCAGGTATTTTTTCAACCTGGTATTACGTGGGACAAAGAGTCTTAAAAGTATCAATGGCAGAATCAAAATTTCTTATGATGATTGGAAAACTTCATTTTATTTTATATGTTATTGTTATACTTTTAGCTGTTGTTACACTACTTGCAGGAATAACAAGTTCTAAAGAATACGCAGAACTTCAATGGCCTATCGATATTTTGGTTGTTATCGTTTGGGTTTTATGGGGAGTTAGTATTTTTGGACTTATTGGTATAAGAAGAGAAAAAACTCTTTATATTTCATTGTGGTATTATATAGCAACATTTTTAGGAATTGCTATGCTTTATTTATTTAACAATATGGCTATTCCTACAAGACTTTTAACAGGTATGGGTGATTGGATGCATGCAGTTTCTATGTATGCTGGATCAAACGATGCTATGGTTCAATGGTGGTGGGGACACAACGCTGTTGCGTTTGTTTTTACAGTTGGAATTTTAGCTCAAGTTTATTACTTCTTACCAAAAGAGAGCGGTCAAGCAGTTTTCTCATATAAATTATCACTATTTTCATTCTGGAGTTTAATGTTTGTTTATTTATGGGCTGGCGGTCACCACCTTATTTATTCAACTGTTCCTGACTGGATTCAAACATTAAGTTCAATATTTTCTGTTGTTTTAATTTTGCCTTCTTGGGGTTCAGGTATTAACATACTTTTAACTATGAAAGGTGAGTGGAATCAATTAAGAGAAAATCCATTAATCAAATTTATGATTTTGGCAACAACATTCTATATGTTCTCAACACTTGAAGGACCAATTCTTTCTATTAAATCAGTTAATGCTTTAGCTCACTTTACAGATTGGATTCCAGGACACGTTCATGATGGAACACTTGGTTGGGTTGGCTTTATGACTATTGCAGCTCTTTATCACATGGTTCCTAGAATGTTTAAAAAAGAGCTCTATTCAAAGTCATTAATGGAAGCACAATTTTGGATTCAAACAACAGGTCTTGTAATGTTCTTCTCATCTATGTGGATAGCAGGTATTACTCAAGGTATGATGTGGAGAGCAACAAATGAGTTTGGAAGTTTAGCTTATACATTTATTGATACTGTTAATGCGCTTAAACCATATTTCTGGATTAGAGCAGTTGGTGGATTTTTATATTTGTTAGGCTTTGTCATGTTTGCATATAATATGTTTAAAACATTTAGCTCAGGTAGAGTGCTTGAAAAAGAACCACAAAGCACATCTCCAATGGCAGCTTAA
- the ccoO gene encoding cytochrome-c oxidase, cbb3-type subunit II, with product MFSWLEKNPFFFAVFLFIVIAYAGVVEILPSFADSARPLKDTKPYSVLELSGRQIYIANSCNACHSQLIRPFKSETDRYGAYSKSGEYAYDRPFLWGSKRTGPDLLRVGNYRTTDWHEHHMKDPLSVVPGSVMPNYKYMFKKKADIETAYAEALTVKKAFNVPYDQEGMPKLGSWDEAQALVMEEAKVIVDQMEDKEVKSAFERGEIKQIVALIAYLNSLK from the coding sequence ATGTTTAGTTGGTTAGAAAAAAATCCATTCTTTTTTGCGGTTTTTCTATTTATAGTAATAGCCTACGCAGGTGTTGTGGAAATTTTGCCAAGTTTTGCCGATAGCGCAAGACCTTTAAAGGATACTAAGCCTTACAGTGTTTTAGAGCTTTCAGGTCGTCAAATTTACATAGCAAATAGCTGTAATGCATGTCACTCACAGCTTATAAGACCGTTTAAATCAGAAACAGATAGATACGGTGCTTATTCAAAAAGTGGTGAGTATGCTTATGATAGACCATTCTTATGGGGATCAAAAAGAACAGGTCCTGATCTTTTAAGAGTTGGAAATTATAGAACAACAGATTGGCACGAACATCACATGAAAGATCCTTTATCTGTAGTTCCTGGATCAGTTATGCCTAATTATAAATATATGTTTAAGAAAAAAGCTGATATAGAAACAGCTTATGCTGAAGCTTTAACAGTTAAAAAAGCTTTCAATGTTCCTTATGATCAAGAAGGTATGCCAAAACTTGGTAGCTGGGATGAAGCACAAGCACTTGTTATGGAAGAGGCAAAAGTTATAGTTGATCAAATGGAAGATAAAGAGGTTAAAAGTGCTTTTGAGCGTGGCGAGATTAAACAAATTGTAGCTCTTATAGCATATTTAAACAGCTTAAAATAA
- a CDS encoding cytochrome c oxidase, cbb3-type, CcoQ subunit translates to MSIETMRTLQAYGYVVLIISLCIGLYAYFFHLRRSEKTGRRNYEKYGNLALNDSIDDEIIETIPSNDNECKKGAKK, encoded by the coding sequence ATGAGTATAGAAACTATGAGAACACTTCAAGCTTATGGATATGTTGTTTTAATAATATCCTTGTGCATAGGGCTTTATGCTTATTTCTTCCATCTTAGAAGATCGGAAAAAACAGGTAGAAGAAACTATGAAAAATATGGAAATTTAGCCCTTAATGATAGTATTGATGATGAGATTATAGAAACTATTCCATCAAATGATAATGAATGCAAAAAAGGAGCTAAAAAATGA
- a CDS encoding cbb3-type cytochrome c oxidase N-terminal domain-containing protein, translating into MKWFNLEDNVNLLSIIAAIVLVVATIAVVGLYVRKMKTEKSGGELREGAEYDGIKEYKNPLPIGWAVIYILMLVWAIWYFLFGYPLNSYSQIGAYNEEVKAYNQKFEQTFANPDRDTLLAMGKGIFLVECSACHGITGNGMNGKAADLSVWGSEAGVLEAIKTGSKGLNYPLGEMNADNVTGNDAIAVAAFMAKDISAINSTKNPNYVAQGRENWMICAACHGEDGKGMEGMAPDITKYGSADFVVDVLNRGKLGFIGKMPAFNDGRLTDIQKRAVGEYVISLSKEN; encoded by the coding sequence ATGAAATGGTTTAACTTAGAAGATAATGTAAATCTACTCTCTATAATAGCTGCTATTGTTTTGGTCGTTGCAACTATTGCTGTTGTTGGGCTTTATGTTCGCAAGATGAAAACAGAAAAAAGTGGTGGAGAGCTAAGAGAAGGTGCTGAGTATGATGGCATAAAGGAATATAAAAATCCTTTACCAATAGGCTGGGCTGTTATTTATATTTTAATGTTAGTTTGGGCTATATGGTACTTTTTATTTGGATATCCATTAAACTCATATTCTCAAATTGGTGCTTATAATGAAGAAGTAAAAGCATATAATCAAAAATTTGAACAAACTTTTGCAAACCCTGATAGAGATACTTTACTTGCTATGGGAAAAGGAATATTTTTGGTTGAGTGTTCAGCATGTCACGGAATTACAGGAAATGGAATGAATGGCAAAGCTGCTGATCTTTCTGTTTGGGGTTCTGAAGCTGGAGTTTTAGAAGCTATAAAAACTGGTTCAAAAGGACTTAATTATCCTTTAGGAGAAATGAATGCAGACAATGTAACAGGAAATGATGCTATTGCAGTAGCTGCATTTATGGCTAAAGATATATCAGCCATAAATAGCACTAAAAATCCAAATTATGTAGCCCAAGGAAGAGAAAATTGGATGATTTGTGCTGCGTGTCATGGTGAAGATGGTAAAGGAATGGAAGGTATGGCGCCTGATATTACAAAATACGGTTCAGCTGATTTTGTAGTTGATGTATTAAATAGAGGAAAACTTGGTTTTATAGGTAAAATGCCTGCGTTTAATGATGGAAGACTAACCGATATCCAAAAAAGAGCAGTTGGTGAGTATGTGATATCATTATCAAAAGAGAATTAG
- a CDS encoding DUF4006 family protein: MENENRNRSVFSIHGVTGMLIATVLLISILVVLTILGLKAQQQVAKEPYVLKDVSSVPMKANMKIANDVMEVENVTK, encoded by the coding sequence ATGGAAAATGAAAACAGAAATAGAAGTGTTTTTAGCATTCACGGAGTTACAGGGATGCTTATAGCAACAGTATTGCTTATCTCTATTCTTGTGGTTTTGACCATACTTGGTTTAAAAGCACAGCAACAAGTTGCAAAAGAACCTTATGTCTTAAAAGATGTAAGTAGCGTTCCAATGAAAGCAAATATGAAGATTGCAAATGATGTTATGGAGGTTGAAAATGTCACAAAGTAA